In the Leptospira sp. WS4.C2 genome, one interval contains:
- a CDS encoding FecR domain-containing protein: MRKFIAQSILVLIIIFTQFSLLAEGGETLEPITITVQKGETLSLISERHLSDPKRWPELLKHNKIPNPDLIKPGLSLVVPVFLRKAVVGVTEFVMGQVEWNGTGGKGPWVPLKLGQELHPNDQIKTVGKGKTDVHINNVGMVRILTNSHFEVKGEDKKGGPVTVALFKGSLDAKVTKSNPPTTEHKFNIVSPSSTAGVRGTEFRVELDEKLSSTISCFEGVVDVAAQGKTVELKQGMATFVEKGKSPVQPYKIPEAPRIREE, encoded by the coding sequence ATGAGAAAGTTCATCGCACAGTCAATCCTAGTACTTATCATAATATTCACTCAATTTTCGCTGCTTGCGGAAGGCGGCGAAACATTAGAGCCCATTACGATCACAGTCCAGAAGGGTGAAACTCTTTCCCTGATCTCGGAAAGGCATTTATCTGATCCAAAACGTTGGCCAGAACTTCTGAAGCACAATAAAATCCCGAATCCTGATCTGATCAAACCAGGACTTTCTCTTGTCGTCCCTGTTTTCCTTCGTAAAGCTGTGGTCGGTGTGACTGAGTTTGTGATGGGTCAAGTGGAATGGAATGGCACTGGTGGAAAAGGCCCCTGGGTTCCTTTAAAATTAGGACAAGAACTCCATCCGAATGACCAAATCAAAACAGTAGGAAAAGGAAAAACCGATGTTCATATCAATAACGTTGGTATGGTGCGAATCTTAACCAACAGCCATTTTGAAGTGAAGGGTGAAGACAAAAAAGGTGGGCCTGTGACAGTTGCCCTCTTCAAAGGAAGTTTGGATGCAAAAGTTACAAAATCAAATCCACCTACCACCGAACACAAGTTCAATATTGTGAGCCCGTCTTCCACTGCGGGAGTACGAGGTACCGAATTCCGTGTTGAGTTGGATGAAAAACTCAGTTCTACCATTTCCTGTTTTGAAGGAGTGGTGGATGTGGCAGCGCAAGGGAAAACTGTCGAATTAAAACAAGGAATGGCAACTTTTGTTGAAAAAGGAAAGTCTCCCGTGCAACCTTATAAAATTCCAGAAGCACCACGCATAAGAGAAGAATAG
- a CDS encoding phospholipase D-like domain-containing protein has translation MTKNRIPIFFFILFSSLFCQKAKSNLDLTSLLFSSSPVSEIYFSYPGREVAEEKKKLVKEALLSEIRKAKISIRGYLYSIDDYEILTELYLKKRMGVQIQLFGDKEEEYPELESLGLDINRWSGSGIHHTKIWIFDGLRFFTGTGNFTTHGLYTDNNVYWTQNISPKEVEGIISTLEGKNPKGYFQIGSLQYWTSPEAGLEIQQQLLDAVDSAKHSIKYLIYSHYDPVFSLKLLEANQRGVRVEGIYNSPMSSNPEGIYLSQNLEFPSQIWEDGNLDFVFKNDRYLGGLLHHKTMLVDDHIVYTGSYNYSVSARDKNKEVFVKMDHPSITEEFLREWKRILWAALPVTNSSLSSGGLNANTENQLRMYSLTRFQNSLFQTNVLFNSEGFFDNNSNALSSAYRQTLGLTGLIRSKLGERFEFTSQGTDPIWEESEGSNLQLYLQNYFLGTKVSLSNGEKVISLSFWDGSHPKVNFYPDGNSTILGQTDFWKGKNLWFWVRTEKGNFSFCHTKEKNKPPEWMVFITNRFEITGKIPPTCSND, from the coding sequence ATGACAAAAAACAGGATTCCCATTTTCTTTTTTATCTTGTTCTCCAGTCTCTTCTGTCAAAAGGCAAAATCAAATCTAGATTTAACTTCTCTTTTATTTTCCTCCTCTCCCGTTTCTGAAATTTATTTCTCTTATCCCGGTAGGGAAGTAGCGGAAGAGAAAAAGAAATTGGTAAAAGAGGCCCTGCTTTCTGAGATTCGAAAGGCAAAAATATCCATTCGTGGCTACTTGTATTCGATCGATGACTATGAAATTCTGACGGAACTTTATCTTAAAAAAAGGATGGGAGTTCAAATTCAATTATTCGGTGATAAGGAGGAAGAGTATCCAGAACTTGAGTCCCTGGGCTTAGATATCAATCGGTGGTCAGGATCGGGAATCCACCATACAAAGATTTGGATTTTTGATGGGCTTCGTTTTTTTACAGGAACCGGTAATTTTACCACTCATGGCCTTTATACAGACAACAATGTCTACTGGACTCAGAACATATCACCGAAAGAGGTGGAGGGAATCATATCCACTCTTGAGGGGAAAAATCCAAAAGGTTATTTCCAGATTGGATCCTTACAGTATTGGACTTCTCCAGAAGCAGGCCTGGAAATCCAGCAGCAGTTATTGGATGCTGTGGACTCTGCCAAACATTCCATTAAATATTTAATCTATTCCCATTATGATCCCGTATTCAGTTTGAAACTTTTAGAGGCAAACCAAAGGGGAGTTCGGGTTGAAGGAATCTACAATTCACCGATGAGTTCCAACCCAGAAGGAATTTATTTGAGCCAAAATCTAGAGTTCCCATCACAGATTTGGGAAGATGGTAACCTTGATTTTGTCTTTAAAAATGATCGTTATTTGGGAGGATTGTTACACCACAAAACAATGTTAGTTGATGATCACATTGTTTATACGGGTTCTTATAATTATTCGGTCTCTGCAAGGGATAAAAATAAAGAGGTCTTCGTAAAAATGGACCATCCATCCATCACGGAAGAATTCCTTAGAGAATGGAAACGAATTCTATGGGCAGCCCTTCCTGTTACAAATTCTTCCTTGAGTTCTGGAGGATTGAATGCAAATACAGAAAACCAGCTCCGTATGTATTCCCTTACGCGCTTTCAGAATTCGCTTTTCCAGACCAACGTTCTATTCAATAGTGAAGGTTTTTTTGATAACAATTCCAATGCTCTCTCGAGTGCCTATAGACAGACATTAGGACTCACAGGTTTGATTCGATCAAAACTAGGCGAACGATTCGAGTTCACTTCCCAGGGAACCGATCCGATTTGGGAAGAGAGCGAAGGGTCAAATTTACAATTGTATCTACAAAATTATTTTTTAGGAACTAAGGTCAGTCTTTCGAATGGCGAAAAGGTCATTTCTCTTTCTTTTTGGGACGGTTCTCATCCTAAAGTCAATTTTTATCCAGATGGGAATTCTACGATTTTAGGTCAGACAGATTTTTGGAAGGGTAAGAATCTATGGTTTTGGGTCCGTACAGAAAAAGGAAATTTCTCCTTTTGTCATACCAAAGAAAAAAACAAACCACCGGAATGGATGGTTTTTATAACGAATCGATTCGAAATTACAGGGAAAATTCCACCAACTTGTTCGAATGATTAA
- a CDS encoding MFS transporter — MKKNLSLAIFKHRDFRFFIIARFFMVLAINIQATIVGWQVYELTGSVLDLGLVGLFEAVPSIVVSLYAGHLADLRDRRNIIVICLFFLFLCSLTLFAFTGPLSFLLETYKAYPIFLVILVSGIARGFISPAIFSFVTQLVPREHYPHSAAWMGTSFQAGAVIGPALGGIVYGSFGMQVAYGLDSVCIGLPFLLFFWINKRSLPERKEKEALKDSLLKGLRFVLKNEIMLGAMALDMFAVLFGGAVALLPVYAKDILFVGSEGLGYLRAAPSLGALLMAYYLTYKPPLEKSGRVLLLCVFGFGVCMLVFGLSESFLLSLIALFLSGVFDSVSVVVRSTIMQTMTPEEMRGRVSAINKVFIGSSNEIGAFESGVSAKFLGPVGSVVFGATMTLFIVFFTFRLSPKLKELELKNWV, encoded by the coding sequence ATGAAGAAAAACCTTTCTTTGGCCATTTTCAAACACCGCGACTTTCGCTTTTTTATCATCGCAAGGTTCTTTATGGTTCTTGCAATCAACATCCAAGCAACTATTGTCGGTTGGCAAGTTTATGAACTCACAGGTAGTGTTTTAGATTTAGGTCTAGTAGGCCTTTTTGAAGCAGTCCCATCAATCGTGGTTTCTCTCTATGCGGGACACCTAGCAGATCTTAGAGACCGTCGCAATATCATTGTGATTTGTTTGTTTTTTTTGTTTCTCTGTTCTCTTACTTTATTTGCTTTTACTGGTCCACTTTCCTTTTTACTCGAAACATACAAAGCCTATCCTATTTTTTTAGTGATATTGGTTTCTGGAATTGCTAGGGGGTTTATCTCCCCTGCTATCTTTAGTTTTGTGACACAACTAGTGCCTAGGGAACATTACCCTCATTCTGCAGCATGGATGGGCACCTCCTTTCAAGCAGGTGCCGTGATAGGACCTGCCCTGGGAGGAATTGTGTATGGAAGTTTTGGAATGCAAGTGGCTTATGGTCTTGACTCGGTTTGTATCGGGCTTCCCTTTTTACTTTTCTTTTGGATAAACAAACGTAGTCTTCCTGAACGAAAAGAAAAAGAGGCATTGAAAGATAGTCTTCTAAAAGGTCTTCGGTTTGTTTTGAAAAACGAAATCATGTTAGGTGCCATGGCACTAGATATGTTTGCTGTTCTTTTTGGTGGAGCTGTAGCTCTTCTTCCTGTTTATGCCAAGGATATCCTTTTTGTTGGTTCCGAAGGATTGGGATACTTACGCGCGGCACCATCACTTGGGGCACTACTCATGGCCTACTACCTCACATACAAACCACCGCTGGAAAAATCAGGACGAGTTTTGTTACTTTGTGTGTTTGGTTTTGGAGTTTGTATGCTCGTGTTTGGTCTTTCCGAGTCCTTTTTATTGTCCCTAATCGCCTTATTTCTCTCTGGTGTTTTTGATAGTGTCTCGGTCGTTGTTCGTTCCACCATTATGCAAACCATGACTCCTGAGGAAATGCGGGGGCGTGTGAGTGCGATCAATAAAGTGTTTATTGGTTCTTCGAATGAAATTGGCGCCTTTGAGTCAGGGGTTTCAGCAAAATTTTTAGGACCTGTTGGCTCTGTTGTTTTTGGAGCCACAATGACCCTTTTCATTGTATTTTTTACCTTCCGTTTATCTCCTAAGTTAAAAGAATTAGAACTGAAAAACTGGGTTTAA
- a CDS encoding NUDIX hydrolase, whose translation MKERKNWKDLYPTPIYTLASFDIKLPRSVEEKTYYVLKSKNWVNVVPVTKSGEILLIKQYRHGIGEDSLEIPGGIVDEEGPGSELESAIRELREETGYATDTSQYKLLAKFSGNPAMFTNWSYSYVAYDVELVHEVEFDEGEDIEIVLKKPEEVKQLLIDGTIHHPHMAAALGIYFLQSRS comes from the coding sequence GTGAAAGAACGAAAGAACTGGAAAGACCTCTACCCCACTCCGATTTATACCCTCGCAAGTTTTGATATCAAACTCCCCCGTTCTGTGGAAGAAAAAACCTATTACGTACTCAAATCTAAAAATTGGGTGAATGTAGTGCCAGTGACAAAGTCGGGAGAGATTCTACTCATCAAACAATATCGACATGGAATTGGAGAAGATAGTTTGGAAATTCCAGGAGGGATTGTGGATGAAGAGGGACCCGGATCCGAACTGGAATCTGCCATCCGAGAACTCCGTGAAGAAACAGGATATGCCACTGATACCTCCCAATACAAACTCCTCGCTAAATTTTCAGGAAACCCGGCCATGTTTACCAATTGGTCCTATTCTTATGTGGCTTATGATGTGGAACTTGTGCACGAAGTTGAATTTGATGAAGGCGAAGACATAGAGATTGTTTTAAAGAAACCGGAAGAAGTAAAACAGTTGTTAATTGATGGAACCATCCACCATCCTCATATGGCAGCAGCTTTAGGGATCTATTTCTTACAATCTAGATCATAA
- a CDS encoding glutathione S-transferase family protein has translation MKLYGSITSPFVRRIRFLCLELGIPFTMVDTMTEAGQKELRDKNPLWKVPYAEIDDVKIWDSHTILDYLFETKGCGNFRPKAGPHHYREANLQTAIDQALDNAILIFYLNKEGIKPDAAPYLTKNALRISSILDYIKRELNGHFFFTDGKVGLSEIALYTTLDWIRFRSVLPVEEDPVFAGFLNFHGQNKSWKETAPK, from the coding sequence ATGAAATTATATGGTAGCATCACTTCTCCTTTTGTAAGAAGAATTCGTTTTCTCTGTTTAGAATTGGGGATTCCCTTTACTATGGTAGATACAATGACCGAGGCCGGCCAGAAAGAACTTCGAGATAAAAATCCACTTTGGAAAGTTCCTTATGCCGAGATAGACGATGTGAAAATTTGGGATAGCCACACCATCCTCGACTATCTTTTTGAAACTAAAGGATGCGGAAATTTTAGACCCAAAGCGGGCCCTCACCACTACCGCGAAGCAAATTTACAAACAGCAATTGACCAAGCTCTGGATAACGCCATTCTCATTTTTTATTTGAACAAAGAGGGGATCAAACCCGATGCGGCTCCTTATTTAACCAAAAATGCACTAAGAATTAGCTCTATTTTGGATTATATCAAACGCGAGTTAAATGGTCATTTTTTCTTTACCGATGGGAAGGTGGGTCTTTCTGAAATTGCCTTATATACCACTCTCGATTGGATTCGGTTTCGATCCGTTTTGCCGGTGGAGGAAGACCCGGTTTTTGCAGGATTTTTAAATTTCCACGGCCAAAACAAATCCTGGAAGGAAACCGCTCCTAAGTAA
- a CDS encoding lamin tail domain-containing protein, with product MRKQTLVFFLFLLGSCQNKGTVPFLSFGDGFTETPKLEFQYGSLEEDGDSIENTSFTSFDSGVLCLHSLPISLYRRELGGKFRICWKTNDTISEKWKQGFSLLDKESSEYPSWNLKGKNWTALLTEYGKWKKESDQVGVLSEWDSQIWSSGHVTYQTYAVPHPLFLQRTKEVCEVVFPTQRLDGSPNKHPVISLEFPCPDLGEVAERIERQNEEWLRQCEPTEPTLTEVFRHSESSYTRFLEWENPKDSVICPTSHSLDWEKEGQITSFHSDLFSKRTLIILPRATVLFSDHPGYKGIPIPKEFLADLGTQTLVRWGSSEYQDSEFFFRQGSEFFSNQSKPVSCRDQFNLWKTKDLFCGNPGLPNRIVRKLKEGSPPGCSSDQIQITEFYPGNHFDSGMPIPAYFEFQNIGETCDGSALHWIFENAVYPLSAVEWVLESRSTFLITRKPWLGWNLLEKEKPFSIPKVVFQIPNFIWEERKGKHRREFQSNPSLYHLLRFQDQNRFSVIVSNGREQPHGKTGASPNFLQFGFQMSPGSINASLVDSLPTELLEYNPNQSPFLDFGFTGPEEGVVSFERENGNHYLFWKPNGIQFQTLATSPSLCNGENFYQLPDGFFSDPFLSLRYLRRETGELVSILFLDPERIREKSLGGTRSLHPEPSPIFFSRSLLPSDHCLGDFRSPGRTKQRSLEVERLTPAFTYLTNLPLGNQTEVRLGNGNGNIFLSLHTIEPNTYLAIPPNPLPFSPEEQIYSYFSGPSLLQSKSFLERKGPIQIEAVFPNPQLSQNEWIYLCNRSEIPEDLSFYLVEDEANTDELVAYQTRFANLFPVGKAGQRFQYDTTILNPGTCAWIVDPDGKDWFFPIFQSESDLLLTVKTTQTIGNGISSGESIQLRKKQGQSSLLVSSFGHKESHSPFRIPVATGEFLWLKSGTAGMSIADFEIFREEF from the coding sequence ATGCGAAAACAAACCCTTGTATTTTTTTTATTTCTCCTTGGATCTTGCCAAAATAAAGGAACTGTCCCCTTTCTCTCGTTTGGTGATGGTTTTACAGAAACGCCAAAACTCGAATTTCAATATGGAAGTTTGGAGGAAGATGGGGACTCCATTGAAAATACAAGTTTTACAAGTTTCGATTCGGGTGTCCTTTGTCTGCATTCCCTTCCTATCTCCTTATACAGACGTGAGTTAGGTGGAAAATTTCGGATATGTTGGAAAACGAATGATACCATCTCTGAAAAATGGAAACAGGGTTTTTCTCTCCTAGATAAGGAAAGTAGCGAATACCCTTCCTGGAACCTAAAAGGAAAAAATTGGACTGCTTTACTCACTGAATATGGAAAGTGGAAAAAGGAATCAGACCAGGTGGGGGTCCTCTCAGAATGGGATTCTCAAATTTGGTCCAGCGGTCATGTCACCTATCAGACGTATGCTGTCCCGCATCCCCTATTTTTACAAAGAACAAAAGAAGTTTGTGAAGTTGTTTTTCCTACTCAAAGACTTGATGGTTCCCCAAACAAACACCCCGTGATTTCATTGGAGTTTCCCTGTCCTGATTTGGGGGAGGTGGCTGAGAGAATCGAAAGACAAAATGAGGAGTGGTTACGGCAGTGTGAACCAACAGAGCCAACGCTGACTGAGGTCTTTCGGCATTCCGAATCTTCTTACACTAGATTTTTGGAATGGGAAAATCCAAAAGACTCTGTGATTTGCCCGACTTCCCATTCTTTGGATTGGGAAAAGGAAGGACAAATTACCTCTTTCCATTCGGATCTATTTTCTAAACGAACTCTGATAATTCTGCCTAGGGCGACAGTCCTTTTCTCTGACCACCCCGGATACAAAGGAATTCCGATTCCTAAAGAATTCCTGGCTGATTTAGGCACACAAACGTTAGTTCGGTGGGGAAGTTCTGAATACCAAGATTCTGAATTTTTCTTTCGCCAAGGGTCAGAGTTTTTTTCCAACCAATCGAAACCAGTCTCTTGCCGGGATCAATTCAATCTCTGGAAAACCAAAGATTTGTTTTGCGGAAATCCTGGCCTTCCCAACCGGATCGTAAGGAAGTTAAAAGAAGGCAGTCCTCCCGGCTGCAGTTCTGACCAAATTCAAATCACGGAATTCTATCCGGGGAACCACTTCGATTCTGGGATGCCAATCCCAGCCTACTTTGAATTTCAAAATATAGGGGAGACTTGTGATGGTTCCGCACTCCATTGGATTTTTGAGAATGCCGTTTATCCACTGTCAGCTGTGGAATGGGTTTTGGAATCGAGATCTACTTTTCTTATCACAAGAAAACCATGGTTAGGTTGGAACTTATTAGAGAAAGAGAAACCTTTTTCTATTCCCAAGGTAGTCTTCCAAATTCCGAATTTTATTTGGGAAGAGAGAAAAGGAAAACATCGAAGAGAATTCCAATCAAATCCATCGCTGTATCATTTGCTTCGTTTCCAAGACCAAAACCGATTTTCTGTAATCGTAAGTAATGGAAGGGAACAACCACATGGAAAAACCGGTGCCTCTCCCAATTTTTTGCAATTCGGATTCCAAATGAGTCCCGGATCAATCAATGCAAGTTTGGTAGATTCCCTTCCAACAGAGCTTTTAGAATATAATCCGAATCAGTCTCCTTTTTTGGACTTTGGATTTACGGGGCCTGAGGAGGGGGTTGTATCTTTTGAAAGAGAAAATGGAAACCATTATTTGTTTTGGAAACCGAACGGGATTCAATTCCAAACTCTGGCAACGTCGCCTTCCCTTTGTAATGGAGAGAATTTTTATCAGTTGCCGGATGGATTTTTTTCGGATCCGTTTCTTTCTCTTCGTTACTTAAGAAGAGAAACGGGAGAGTTAGTTTCTATTCTTTTTCTCGATCCAGAACGAATCAGAGAGAAAAGCCTAGGCGGCACCCGTTCCCTCCATCCAGAACCAAGTCCCATTTTTTTTTCTCGTTCCCTTCTTCCTTCCGATCACTGTCTCGGGGATTTTCGAAGTCCAGGAAGGACTAAACAGCGAAGTTTAGAGGTCGAGAGATTGACACCTGCATTTACTTATCTCACCAATCTTCCTTTGGGAAACCAAACAGAGGTAAGATTAGGAAATGGGAATGGCAATATTTTCTTAAGCTTACATACGATAGAACCAAATACTTATTTGGCGATTCCGCCAAATCCATTGCCATTCTCACCCGAAGAACAAATTTATTCCTACTTTTCCGGTCCCTCGCTCCTCCAATCAAAAAGTTTTTTGGAACGTAAGGGCCCAATACAAATCGAAGCTGTCTTTCCCAATCCCCAGCTCTCGCAAAATGAATGGATCTATCTTTGTAACCGCTCAGAAATCCCGGAGGACTTAAGTTTTTATTTGGTGGAAGACGAGGCAAATACCGACGAACTTGTCGCTTACCAAACTCGTTTTGCCAATCTTTTTCCTGTAGGGAAAGCCGGCCAAAGATTCCAATACGATACAACGATTTTAAATCCAGGAACCTGCGCTTGGATTGTGGACCCCGATGGGAAGGATTGGTTTTTTCCCATCTTCCAATCAGAATCAGACTTACTTCTCACCGTAAAAACAACCCAAACCATAGGGAATGGAATTTCTTCCGGTGAGTCCATCCAACTGCGGAAAAAACAAGGCCAGAGTTCGCTTCTTGTTTCCTCCTTCGGCCACAAAGAAAGTCATTCTCCTTTTCGCATCCCTGTGGCGACCGGTGAGTTCTTGTGGCTGAAGTCTGGTACTGCGGGAATGTCGATTGCCGACTTTGAAATCTTTCGTGAGGAATTTTGA
- a CDS encoding ATP-dependent helicase, with translation MKLNAAQMEAVSTIQGPLLVFAGAGSGKTRVITNRIAHMVEGVKIPASKIVALSFTNKSAKEMAERLRKMVPREKLKGITLSTFHSLGLKILKEHITKLGYNETFLLFNGTDQEAFVSDLLKSKRLDPKKVPPKEILRRISYAKNTQVHPADNGQTGEFDLVAAEVFSLYEEGLKEKNAIDFDDLILLPKRLLAEFPEIAAFYQRKHEYFLVDEFQDTNQLQYEFLSLFRGKSDNLCVVGDDDQSIYAFRGSNVQLILNFEREFPHAKVVRLLENYRSTSLIIQAANSLIQHNIGRKEKTLYSRIPSAERVEYYETADEREEAIFVAGRIQTLLIKNEFKGKEIAILFRTNFQSRPFEEELRNRSIPYKVVGGYNFFDRKEIRDCISYLRYVANPKDDYSLLRIINYPKRGIGPGTMQKLQEEAFTHKLSLYEIFHKMIESPDYLPEIKAKVRQEIYQFVELVDAFKKKFAMSPKLAPVLREMITQIGFEREISMEETEEKVVKARIYNLSELVNMLSFFEEEEGREGKATVFDFLQRLVLLMEDEPKEDEEDRRVQLLTMHQSKGLEYDLVFLVGLEEGILPNSRVIEEEGEVVDEERRLLYVGMTRPRRKLYLTSARTRRKFGEQIESAPSRFLNELSQDAVLFFPMETKDRDTETKNFLEELDKLKVG, from the coding sequence ATGAAATTAAATGCGGCGCAAATGGAAGCAGTTTCCACCATCCAAGGTCCCCTTCTTGTCTTCGCCGGGGCGGGATCGGGGAAAACACGGGTGATCACCAATCGCATCGCCCATATGGTAGAAGGGGTCAAAATCCCTGCGAGTAAAATTGTCGCCCTTTCTTTTACCAACAAAAGTGCCAAAGAAATGGCCGAAAGGCTTCGTAAGATGGTTCCCAGAGAAAAACTCAAAGGGATCACTCTTTCCACCTTCCATTCGTTAGGTTTAAAGATTCTAAAAGAACATATTACGAAACTTGGTTATAATGAAACCTTTTTACTTTTTAATGGAACCGACCAGGAAGCCTTTGTTTCTGATCTTTTAAAATCGAAACGGTTGGATCCAAAAAAAGTCCCTCCCAAAGAAATCCTCCGGCGTATCTCTTATGCAAAAAACACACAAGTCCATCCGGCAGACAATGGCCAAACAGGTGAATTTGATTTAGTGGCAGCTGAAGTTTTCTCCCTATATGAAGAGGGTCTGAAAGAAAAAAATGCCATAGACTTTGATGATTTAATTTTACTCCCCAAGCGCCTGCTCGCTGAATTCCCTGAGATTGCGGCTTTCTACCAAAGAAAACATGAATACTTTCTTGTGGACGAATTCCAAGATACAAACCAACTCCAATATGAGTTTTTGTCTTTATTTCGTGGAAAAAGTGACAATCTTTGTGTGGTTGGAGACGACGACCAAAGTATCTATGCTTTCCGAGGTTCGAATGTACAACTCATTCTCAACTTTGAAAGAGAATTTCCTCATGCCAAAGTGGTGAGGCTTCTCGAAAACTATCGGTCTACATCTCTTATCATCCAAGCGGCAAACTCTCTCATCCAACACAACATTGGCCGAAAGGAAAAAACTCTCTATAGTCGAATCCCTTCTGCCGAACGAGTGGAATACTATGAAACTGCCGATGAAAGAGAAGAAGCTATCTTTGTGGCAGGAAGGATCCAGACCTTACTCATTAAAAATGAATTCAAGGGAAAAGAAATCGCCATCCTATTTCGGACAAACTTCCAATCTCGTCCCTTTGAAGAAGAACTTCGTAACCGGAGTATCCCTTACAAGGTAGTGGGCGGTTATAACTTTTTTGACCGTAAGGAAATTCGGGATTGTATCTCTTATTTACGTTACGTGGCAAATCCTAAGGATGATTATTCTCTTCTTCGAATCATCAACTACCCCAAACGTGGGATAGGCCCGGGTACAATGCAAAAACTCCAAGAGGAAGCTTTTACCCACAAACTGTCTTTATACGAAATCTTTCATAAAATGATTGAGAGCCCTGACTATTTGCCCGAAATTAAAGCTAAGGTCAGACAAGAAATCTACCAGTTTGTGGAACTTGTAGATGCTTTTAAAAAGAAGTTTGCGATGTCACCGAAACTGGCACCGGTGCTTCGGGAAATGATCACCCAAATCGGATTCGAGAGGGAAATCTCTATGGAAGAAACCGAGGAGAAGGTGGTGAAAGCCCGGATCTACAATTTGAGTGAACTTGTGAATATGTTGTCCTTTTTTGAAGAGGAAGAAGGCCGAGAGGGCAAAGCCACCGTATTTGACTTTTTGCAAAGATTAGTCCTCCTGATGGAGGATGAACCAAAAGAGGACGAGGAAGACCGCCGGGTCCAACTCCTCACCATGCACCAGTCCAAGGGACTCGAATACGATTTAGTTTTTTTAGTGGGACTGGAAGAGGGAATTTTACCGAACTCACGTGTTATAGAAGAAGAAGGGGAAGTGGTCGATGAAGAAAGACGCCTTCTCTACGTGGGTATGACTCGCCCAAGACGAAAATTGTACTTGACTTCGGCTCGTACAAGACGCAAATTTGGGGAGCAAATCGAGAGTGCCCCCTCTCGGTTTTTAAATGAGCTGTCTCAGGACGCTGTTCTTTTTTTCCCTATGGAAACGAAGGATAGAGACACAGAAACTAAGAATTTCTTAGAGGAATTAGACAAACTAAAGGTAGGCTAA